The sequence cccccgggaccctcccggtggtcccggtacgttaccgataacacccggaacttttccggtgaccaaaacaggacttcccatatataaatctttacctccggaccatttcggaactcctcatgacgtccgggatctcatccgggactccgaacaacattcggtaaccacgtatatccattccctataaccctagcgtcatagaaccttaagtgtgtagaccctacgggttcgggaaccatgcagacatggccgagatgttctccggtcaataaccacagcgggatctggatacccatgttggctcccacatgttccacgatgatctcatcggatgaaccacgatgtcgaggattcgatcaatcccgtatacaattccatttgtctagcggtattgcacttgcccgagattcgatcgtcggtatgccgataccttgttcaatctcgttatcggtaagtctctttactcgttccgtgacacatcatcccgtgatcaaccccttggtcacattgtgcacattatgatgatgtcctaccgagtgggcccagagatacctctccgtcaaccggagtgacaaatcccagtctcgattcctgccaacccaacagacactttcggagatacccgtagcgtacctttatagccacccagttacgttgtgacatttgatacacccaaagcattcctacggtatccgggagttgcacaatctcatggtctaaggaaatgatacttgacattataaaagctttagcatacgaactacacgatctttgtgctaggcttaagtttgggtcttgtccatcacatcattctcctaatgatgtgatcccgttatcaatgacatccaatgtccatggtcaggaaaccgtaaccatctattgaaaAACGAGCTaatcaattagaggcttactagggatatggtgttgtctatgtatccacacatgtatctgagtttcctatcaatacaattatagcatggataataaacgattatcatgaacaaggaaaaaataataataactaatttattattgcctctagggcatatttccaacactccctcctcctcgcctccctctccgtcctCCTTTGCTTGTAGAACTAACGCTCGTCGACGATGTCGTGCAGGAAGCGTTCGCACCACACCATGAAGGCTTCCACGTCCGTctcggcgatggcgaggcgacgctgccgcctccggtggacacgacgatcctcgtcgCTGAAAGTCGTGGGAGAGGCGCaagatcctgcgcccgctggctcgacacgtCGGAAAAATTCATCTCCCGACTAGGCCGCTGGAGGCGCCACGTTGCCGCGTCGTACGCGTGGGCCGCCTCCTCTGCGatgtcgaaggtgccgaggatgaggcGTTTCTCGCCAAACAAGATCTCGTAGGAGAAGGCGACGGAGCGACGCTCGCGAACTCCGCGAAAATCCGAAGCGCCGAGGCGAcgcatcgacatggtggcgcagaggcACGAGGCTAGTGAGAGGGGGCGAGACGAGTGGGCGGCGGACTGTGTGTGGAGGGAGCCCCTTCTTATAACGAGTGCCGGCTGCGGCGCGCCAAAACAagcgcgcgaacctttcccgcgctTTGGAGCACCAAAACCAACGCGCGCTAGGCCAATTTTTCCCCACCTGCGCGAACCTTTCCCGtgcgctggagcgccaaaaccagaGCGACGACATGGCCGATGGCATGATCTAAAGCGCGCGGTGTCATGAAATGGATCGGCGCGTTGGACGCACTACCGACCCAAATCTAAAAGAGGACGGACGCCGGACGGGCGGCTGACCCATACGAATAAAAAACGGACAAAAGTGCTGTCTATTTTGATCAGTCCGTTGGTGTTGCTCTTACGATACAAGGTTACAAGATCAAGTGAGCATATATGGCAGCTGCTCCCTGGTGCATGTGCCACTGCGTGAGACCTCAGGGCTTCAGGCTTGGCAAGAGGCATGGTGTCTGGTCGACTCCTAGTAGATGGGCTCGGTACTAGATCCTACTTAGTGAACGGTGCTATGAGTTGTGGGCTCTGAAGCGTGTAGGCAATATTTGCCCAAATCCTGCGAGGGCCAGAACCAAATTTGACCCCAACTAAGCTCCATCCatgctaaggccttgtacaatacAAGACGCTTAGTGGAGGTGCTTGGAAAAATAAAGCATTAATTTTTTAAGCACCGATGCTTAGTTGTAGAGAGTAGATGTTTAATTAAGCGTTTCTTCGATAGAAATAGACACTGGTGTTTTAGGAAAACTCGGTATATTTTCTAAGCACCTCCCTATCCTAAGTAACTAGCATTGTACATGGACTAAAAACATCTACAACTAGGATTAGCTAACTTTGACCCCCAAACGTCCAAAGGACATGCTCAGTCAGTGACTGGTTGTGTCAAATTTGAGCCTTTTTTTGTGCATGCATGCGACCATGTCCTCTACATCATTTTCAAATTGTCCGGTCAAATGCATGCATGCAACCACGTCCCTTACATCCTCCTCGAATTGTCCATTTTGATCCTGTAGCCATTAAACCATCTAAAACCTGTTAATGGATAGGGTAGTGCTTAAAGATTGACCATGTGACTAACTAGTTCCCCTGCCTTCCTCGTGGAATGCTATTAATTTTTTTGACCAAGTTCTCTAGATATAAGATTTTGCATGGAACGATCAAGATTAAGCTAGACATCagttttattattgctcgctgttAGAAAGCTGATGGGATTCATTGTTAATTTCCAATTTAGAACATTAAATAAACCCACTAATTATCATGTGGATCGTGTTATATCTCTGAGTGTTTATCTGAGACCATCAGGAGTAATCAGTGAGCGAGGCTAACATGATCGTCTTGGTCGCACCATCCATGGTACATCGTACTACTACAAAATAGGTCTGATGGCCTGGTACAGTTGAGATTAATTTAACAATTAGCTAATGACACATCCAGTATAATTACGAAAATATTACATCTCAGTACATGCTTTGGACAGGTAGCAATTAAAGGATTGACTAGACCACACGAGGTAAAAGGCTACGGTTGATCTAGCACACGCATGAATGCCCAACGTCATGACGCTGGCGCATGTTAGGTCCTAGCTAACGCTTGTTAACACTAGTGTGTACCCTGTAAGCAGCATCATTAAGCTTAAATACACTCCAGTGCAGTTGCGGAGCTTCCTTAGGGCCAACCTGGGCCATGGCCCCCCTGCTTGTGTAGATTTCTTATAATATTAGCACATAATTAGACAGGAATGATGGTGTTTTGCCCAATCTTTGATTGAATAGCCCCTCCTACATGGATTAGCCCCTCCTATAATCCTGATCAAGCTCCGTCACTGCTCCAGTGGTATGATTTTGTCTCTGTGGTAAGTACGCCGCTGTATCATGTCAAATGGGAAAAAGATGTTGACGCCTGGAAACCTCTAGTTTTTCACACTGCCATCTAACCGTGCCGCGTTTTTGTTCGTGCAGAGATCGAAAACCTCTTGGAGTCTGGGCGAGCTTAATCAATTCAATGATTAAAAAGAGTCCGCTGGCCGGTTATGCTCCACGTCCGCGTTTAATTGAACTAGTGGCCAGCCGGGCGAGCCGGGATTCCATCATCCATACCGCCAGTCAGGGTACCCGGTACCGGGCTGCCATGCTACTATGCATAGGCATGCAGCGACAGTGAGCTCTGCCGGTGTGCGTACGGTTCCGAGCCTAGATTCGGTTGCTTGTGGTGGTACCTCATACAgtttacttcctccgttcctaaatataagtcaatatgaaccacatatggatgtatatagctGCATGTTAAGTAtaaattcattcattttgcttcgtatgtagtccacctaatgaaatccctacaaagacttatatttaggaacggagggagtagttggcaaGCATCCGGATTTATTAGACCTCATAGTATTTTGAGTCAGCCTTTGATTACTCATATGACTAATACAATATAAAATATATGCTAAAAAAATTTAACTGATAGATTTGTATTTGATAGAGCTTTCCGACGATATAATTTTGAGGATATATTGTTTATATTTTAATAGTTAAATTTGTTGATCAAAATTTAGCAAAATAAGAAGGGGTCCGGTAAACCGGGACGGAGGAAGTACCGcttataatactcccattacaGGCTCTAAGGCACAAAAAAATCAAATACGCTACCGAATACACTAACACGCGAATCAATATGGTGGGATACCTCGATTTCAGCCTACCTCATGCTCGGCCCCGTGGATATTTTTCCTCATATGGTGTCCCTATTGCGAAAAATGCCAATGGAGGCCGAGCTCTCAAAGGCCTCTTATATATGCAGGGTAGACGAGGAGAGATGGAGAGAGCCTGCAGATGGCAAAGCTCGAAGGCGGCAGCAAGGGCAAGGATGTGGAGGAAGCCATGGAGAGGTGGCACGACCGTTCCTTGGGCCACCGGCTGTACGACGCCTTCACCGTAGCCGGCCTCCGCGTCGAGGCCATTGAACCCGGCCGCCTCCTCTGCTCCTTCATGGTCCCTCCTCGCCTCACGTCGGTACGTACATAGCCAACCATCCCGGCCGTGCTCACGGGAGAGTACTGTATGTAGGAGCGTTGAACTGAACAGTGTATATATACCTGTGTGTGCACGTCCGGCGCAATCGAAGAGCGCCAGCAACCGTATGCACGGAGGCGCGGTGGCGTCGCTGGTGGACCTGGTGGGGTCTGCAGTGATCTTCGCCGGCGGCTCGCCGGTGACGGGGGTCTCGCTGGATATCACCGTCTCCTAC comes from Triticum aestivum cultivar Chinese Spring chromosome 5B, IWGSC CS RefSeq v2.1, whole genome shotgun sequence and encodes:
- the LOC123116889 gene encoding acyl-coenzyme A thioesterase 13; the encoded protein is MAKLEGGSKGKDVEEAMERWHDRSLGHRLYDAFTVAGLRVEAIEPGRLLCSFMVPPRLTSSASNRMHGGAVASLVDLVGSAVIFAGGSPVTGVSLDITVSYLGAARANEEIEVEARVLGIGDKTGCVTVEVRRKDTGQVLAHGRHTKYLANVSSKL